A single genomic interval of Primulina huaijiensis isolate GDHJ02 chromosome 7, ASM1229523v2, whole genome shotgun sequence harbors:
- the LOC140981801 gene encoding uncharacterized protein isoform X2: MFGISYGELFLIVGAAAALIGPKDLPIISRTMGRLAGRAIGYVQIARGQFESVMQQSQARQVHKELQDTMAQLEAIRHEIRSISFMSPGPLTTRLVDNIAKPKSVDTETSKPPDEVAAIAETTTTIGMPKDHSSTTSSPCDIHSQAMTYARLADTSSLGVKSMDEVLNELTDESGQFTVLPISAESAGLLPKPKERDNFRGSDLLLEAVLEEDVAHKAKEFLAQAQKQMKNE, translated from the exons ATGTTTGGGATTTCTTACGGTGAGCTTTTTCTCATTGTGGGAGCTGCGGCTGCTCTTATTG GGCCAAAGGATCTACCAATAATATCAAGAACAATGGGGAGATTAGCTGGGCGTGCAATTGGGTATGTTCAAATCGCACGCGGCCAGTTTGAAAGTGTTATGCAGCAATCTCAAGCTCGCCAG GTACATAAAGAACTGCAAGATACGATGGCTCAATTAGAAGCTATACGCCATGAGATTCGCTCCATTTCTTTCATGAGTCCTGGTCCATTGACAACGAGACTAGTCGACAACATTGCAAAGCCTAAATCCG TTGACACAGAAACTTCGAAACCTCCTGATGAGGTTGCAGCGATAGCTGAGACCACAACAACCATTGGCATGCCCAAG GATCATAGTTCAACTACCTCATCTCCATGTGACATTCATAGCCAAGCAATGACTTATGCAAGATTGGCCGACACTTCGTCCTTGGGTGTTAAATCTATGGATGAAGTTCTGAATGAGTTAACCGATGAGTCTGGGCAGTTCACTGTGCTTCCCATATCAGCTGAAAGTGCTGGATTGTTGCCAAAGCCGAAAG AGCGAGACAACTTCAGGGGATCTGACCTATTGTTGGAGGCTGTACTTGAGGAGGATGTAGCACACAAGGCCAAGGAGTTTCTTGCACAGGCTCAAAAGCAGATGAAAAATGAATGA
- the LOC140981801 gene encoding uncharacterized protein isoform X1, with translation MFGISYGELFLIVGAAAALIGPKDLPIISRTMGRLAGRAIGYVQIARGQFESVMQQSQARQVHKELQDTMAQLEAIRHEIRSISFMSPGPLTTRLVDNIAKPKSVDTETSKPPDEVAAIAETTTTIGMPKDHSSTTSSPCDIHSQAMTYARLADTSSLGVKSMDEVLNELTDESGQFTVLPISAESAGLLPKPKGIERDNFRGSDLLLEAVLEEDVAHKAKEFLAQAQKQMKNE, from the exons ATGTTTGGGATTTCTTACGGTGAGCTTTTTCTCATTGTGGGAGCTGCGGCTGCTCTTATTG GGCCAAAGGATCTACCAATAATATCAAGAACAATGGGGAGATTAGCTGGGCGTGCAATTGGGTATGTTCAAATCGCACGCGGCCAGTTTGAAAGTGTTATGCAGCAATCTCAAGCTCGCCAG GTACATAAAGAACTGCAAGATACGATGGCTCAATTAGAAGCTATACGCCATGAGATTCGCTCCATTTCTTTCATGAGTCCTGGTCCATTGACAACGAGACTAGTCGACAACATTGCAAAGCCTAAATCCG TTGACACAGAAACTTCGAAACCTCCTGATGAGGTTGCAGCGATAGCTGAGACCACAACAACCATTGGCATGCCCAAG GATCATAGTTCAACTACCTCATCTCCATGTGACATTCATAGCCAAGCAATGACTTATGCAAGATTGGCCGACACTTCGTCCTTGGGTGTTAAATCTATGGATGAAGTTCTGAATGAGTTAACCGATGAGTCTGGGCAGTTCACTGTGCTTCCCATATCAGCTGAAAGTGCTGGATTGTTGCCAAAGCCGAAAG GCATAGAGCGAGACAACTTCAGGGGATCTGACCTATTGTTGGAGGCTGTACTTGAGGAGGATGTAGCACACAAGGCCAAGGAGTTTCTTGCACAGGCTCAAAAGCAGATGAAAAATGAATGA